The following are encoded in a window of Bos indicus isolate NIAB-ARS_2022 breed Sahiwal x Tharparkar chromosome 7, NIAB-ARS_B.indTharparkar_mat_pri_1.0, whole genome shotgun sequence genomic DNA:
- the LOC139183961 gene encoding olfactory receptor 7A17-like: MIPGNDTQDSEFLLQGLSMKPELQPLIFGLFLLMYLITGLGNLLIILAVSSDSYFHTPMYFFLSNLSFVDICFTTTTILKMLINIQSQRKAISYEGCISQMYFYMLFAVLDDFLLTMMAYDRYVAICHPLHYTVIMNPRLCGLSVLLSWIISTLLSLLETLLVLRLSFCTDLEIPHFFCEIKQIAQLACDDTLLNDTIMYFTAVLFGGGPLAGILYSYSKIMFSIHGISSPQGKYKAVSICASHLSVVSLYYFSGLGVYLSSATAPHNSHSSATASVMYTVVTPMLNPFIYSLRNKDIKRALKRVIHMVVINREIVLGLKQHS; this comes from the coding sequence ATGATACCAGGAAATGATACACAAGattcagaatttcttcttcagGGATTATCAATGAAACCAGAGCTACAGCCCCTCATATTTGGGCTTTTCCTCTTAATGTACCTGATCACTGGGCttggaaacctgctcatcatTCTGGCTGTCAGTTCAGACTCCTActtccacacccccatgtacttcttcctctccaacctgtcctttgtagacatctgTTTTACCACCACAACAATCCTAAAGATGTTAATTAATATACAGAGCCAGAGAAAAGCTATATCCTATGAAGGCTGCATCAGTCAGATGTATTTTTACATGCTCTTTGCAGTGCTGGATGATTTTCTTCTGACCATGATGGCCTATGACAggtatgtggccatctgccaccccctgCACTACACAGTCATCATGAACCCTCGACTCTGTGGACTTTCGGTTCTGCTATCCTGGATCATTAGTACTCTGCTTTCCTTGTTAGAAACCTTACTTGTGTTACGGCTGTCTTTCTGTACAGATTTGGAAATCCctcactttttctgtgaaatCAAGCAGATTGCCCAACTTGCCTGTGATGATACGCTTCTTAATGATACCATTATGTATTTTACAGCAGTGCTGTTTGGTGGTGGTCCCCTGGCTGGTATCCTTTACTCTTACTCTAAGATAATGTTCTCCATACATGGAATCTCATCACCTCAGGGGAAATATAAAGCAGTCTCCATCTGTGCATCTCACCTCTCAGTTGTCtccttatattatttttcaggctTGGGAGTGTACCTTAGCTCTGCTACTGCTCCCCACAACTCTCATTCAAGTGCAACAGCCTCTGTGATGTACACCgtggtcacacccatgctgaaccccttcatctacagtctcagaaacaaagacataaaaagagCTCTGAAAAGAGTCATTCACATGGTAGTTATAAACAGGGAAATTGTTCTGGGTTTGAAGCAGCATTCTTGA